The proteins below are encoded in one region of Helianthus annuus cultivar XRQ/B chromosome 2, HanXRQr2.0-SUNRISE, whole genome shotgun sequence:
- the LOC110894714 gene encoding uncharacterized protein LOC110894714 — protein sequence MSSTPAADIVEPSAEPERDLHRRLRERFRVVAETIETDTADDDTFYEVRVDMADAEENRILNEIGKPSLDGLLASINAPTIDNNNFEIKAGTISMLQNAVQFYGKDHEDQSVHIAGFLEVCATFRIRDASADAIRLRLFPFSLRDGAKEWLLSLPAGSITTWNQLAEKFLQKYFPPEKTVRLRTKILNFRQDEDESLYEAWERFKELMRKVPHHGLPKWQQCQIFYHGLDSQGQMMIDTYSGGDIGTKNATEAFEILEKCAAKNRTQQPPRGKNSRQGVHHVDDYTAMTARMDALSSKFDRVMEMHSRGSSSRGAYQNHPNFSWKPDASNQHPPGFAPRPTAPTHGAYGPPRPQQPPPSSDPSVHDMLSQILAGQNTQKAKNEKRFREYEGRFTRHESELKSQKASMQAIENQVGQIAKMLSARQQGGLPSNTEPNPNATAKAITLRSDKTAQAIPPAVSEKPVDDEEVDEEIEAESPGEVQQRRVPASTA from the exons ATGTCCTCAACCCCTGCTGCTGATATCGTTGAGCCTTCAGCGGAGCCGGAGCGTGATCTTCACCGGAGACTGCGGGAGCGGTTTCGCGTGGTAGCTGAGACGATTGAGACAGACACAGCAGACGACGACACCTTCTACGAGGTTCGGGTAGACATGGCGGACGCGGAAGAGAATAGGATCTTGAATGAAATTGGAAAACCGTCACTCGATGGTTTGCTTGCGAGCATCAATGCACCGACAATCGACAATAATAATTTCGAGATCAAGGCCGGCACCATATCGATGTTGCAGAATGCGGTGCAGTTTTATGGCAAGGATCACGAGGATCAAAGTGTTCACATCGCGGGGTTTCTAGAGGTTTGTGCCACATTTAGGATTCGTGATGCATCAGCGGATGCTATCCGCCTTCGGCTCTTTCCGTTTTCCTTACGGGATGGAGCCAAGGAGTGGCTTCTTTCACTTCCAGCTGGATCTATCACTACATGGAATCAATTAGCTGAGAAGTTCCTTCAGAAATATTTCCCTCCAGAGAAAACTGTTCGGTTGAGAACCAAGATTCTGAACTTTCGTCAGGACGAGGACGAGTCCCTTTACGAGGCATGGGAGCGGTTCAAAGAGCTTATGAGAAAGGTCCCACATCACGGGTTGCCCAAGTGGCAACAGTGTCAGATCTTCTACCATGGTTTGGACAGTCAGGGACAGATGATGATTGATACATACTCGGGTGGTGATATTGGCACGAAAAATGCCACCGAGGCATTTGAGATTCTTGAGAAGTGTGCCGCGAAAAACCGGACGCAACAGCCCCCGAGGGGAAAGAATTCTCGGCAGGGAGTTCATCATGTGGACGACTACACAGCCATGACAGCACGTATGGATGCCTTGTCTTCGAAATTTGATCGAGTGATGGAAATGCACTCGAGAGGTTCTTCGAGTCGGGGAGCATATCAG AATCATCCAAACTTTAGTTGGAAGCCCGATGCTTCTAACCAACATCCACCAGGATTTGCTCCACGTCCCACAGCTCCGACCCATGGAGCATATGGTCCACCTCGTCCTCAGCAGCCGCCTCCTTCTAGTGATCCTAGTGTGCATGATATGCTTAGTCAAATCTTAGCTGGTCAAAACACTCAAAAAGCGAAGAATGAGAAGCGTTTTAGGGAGTATGAAGGTCGTTTCACGAGGCACGAGAGTGAGTTGAAAAGCCAAAAGGCTTCCATGCAGGCCATTGAGAACCAAGTTGGCCAGATTGCCAAGATGTTGTCAGCGAGACAACAGGGGGGCCTTCCGAGCAACACAGAGCCAAATCCAAATGCTACAGCAAAGGCCATCACGTTGAGAAGCGACAAGACCGCTCAAGCCATCCCTCCGGCTGTTTCAGAAAAGCCAGTCGATGACGAGGAGGTTGATGAGGAGATTGAGGCTGAGTCTCCGGGTGAGGTGCAACAGAGGCGagtcccagcaagtaccgcatGA